The Chengkuizengella sediminis genome contains the following window.
TTCCTGACATGTATATCAAAATTATATTCTTCTATAGTGAAAGGTGTCAATAATAATTTTTCAAACTATTTTTTTAATCTGAATATTGACATAGCCTTACATACTGTTTTATGCTGTGTTAGACAGCAAACTTTGATGCGGATGATGACAGATAAAACTGTCTGATGTGTATCATAACCATACATAATTCAGTTTTTAACCATGAAAGTTCGATTTTAAAGTCAGTACAATGGATTGACCAATGAACTAACTACCGACTTAGAATAGAACTCACATATTTTAACAATAATAATGATTGAAGTGAGGCGTTGAAGATGAGTGAATTAAGAGAGAATTTAGCGTATAGTGAAGACCACGAATGGACTTTATCAGTAGAAGGACAAATTGTGCGTATTGGAATTACTGATTATGCACAAGAACAGTTGGGAGACATTGTATTTGTAGAGTTTCCGGAAGTTGGAGACAGTTTTTCTGAAGGTGATGTAATGGGTACTATTGAGTCAGTAAAAACGGTGTCCGAAATTTATTATCCCGTATCTGGAAAAGTAACAAAAATTAATGATGTCTTAGAAGGTGAACCAGAAAAAGTGAACGCAGAACCATATGATAGTGGCTGGTTAGTTGAAGTGGAAGTTGAAGGCGATGTGAAAGAAGCATTGAGCAAGTTACTTACTGCTGAAGGTTATCGTGCTGTTATTGAATAGGTTGATGTAAAAAATTAGAGTACTATTCCGTTGGAATAGTGCTTTTTTGTTATATGATCCAACTGAACTTATTTCCATATTATGCTAATCAATAAAAATATAGTTTTAAAATGGACGAACATTCCATGTCGTTAACACAAGCACTTCCTCTCAAAAAGCATATTATATAATAATCCTTTTAGAGAGGAGGTGTCATATAATGAAAGCGATGAGCTTCAACATTTTGGCTGATCGAAGAACTTGGCGCGATAGAAGAAGTGGAATTGTAGATATCATTTTAGATTTGGATGCAGATATTGTAGGACTTCAAGAAGCTTTAGATACACAAAGAGCCTACCTAGAAACAGCATTATCTAACGATTATGAACTAATTGAATTTAACATTTCAGGTAATTATGACAACCCTATTTTACTAAAAAATAATCGTTTTATGATCTTAGATCAAGGTACTGTGCTTGGATCAATATGTGGTGGTTTTGATCGTTATATCACATGGTTACTTCTTTTTGACAATGAAACAGAGGAAGAATTTTATTTTTATAATAATCATATTTGCTTTACTCCAGAGTCAACTAAGGAAAACCACGCGATTCAATTAGCACAGCTAATTGACCTACATCAATCAGGTTCATCCAATTGCACTGCTATAGCGGTTGGTGATTTTAATGCGAGAATTAACACGAGTGTCATGCGTTATTTATTAAATCAAGTACCGATTAATGGAATATCCAACCCAGTAAATTTAGATGATACTTGGGATATTACGAATCCAAATGTAAATAGACCTTCTACAACTGAAAGAGGTGCTAGTATCGATTGGATCATCACATTATCTGGAACAAATGTAACGGATGCATTTGTGGGTGATTCGAATGGATACTCAGACCACTATCCATTAACTGCGACCTTTAATTTATAGAGTTATGTCATGTCGAATCATAATAAGTGCTTGAAAAGCCCCATTTATGTTGGTGATATTGTTGGAGATATAAATGCAGCAAAAATTGCAGGAATTCCTTTCATGTATGCCTCTTATGGATTTGGAAATGTTGAACAATATGATTATAAAATTGATAGATTTGATGATATTTTAGATGTATTATAACTGTCAAAAATTACTTGTATTTGTTGTAGTGGGTAAACATGACTTTCTAATTCTTTCTGACCATAGTGATTAAAGTGCTTAATGACCTTCAGACTTGGAAATAATATACTTTATCATCTTTAGTTATTTTCTGAGATTAAACTAAGGCAGGTAAAGAGATTGGATTATCTTAAGGATTTTTTAATTGTTTCATTACGTGTTGTCACAATTTTTCCCCTCCTTTTAATCATGGCACTTTATATGGGAAAGAGGTCTGTAGGCGAGATTCCTGTGTTTGATTTTGTCATTGTAATTGCGATAGGTGCTGTAGTCGGAGCAGATATTGGAGATCCTAATATAGAGCATTTACCAACAGTTTTGGCAATAATATTAATTGGTTTACTGCAGCGTATAGTAAGTACCATAATGATAAAAAGTAGGACATTTGGTAAATGGGTTACTTTTGAACCTACTGTAGTCATTCATAATGGAAATTTATTAAAAGATAATTTGAAAAAAGAACGTTATTCTATTGATAATATTCTTCAAATGTTACGGGAAAAAGATATATTTAATATTGAAGATGTTGAGATGGCAATATTAGAACCAAGTGGTAAGTTATCTGTTTACAAGAAACCAATGAAATCAGCCGTCACTGTTGAGAATCTTAATCTAGATTTAAAACATGAAAAATTTTCTTATCCCATTATTTTAGATGGAGTCGTTTCTGAAAAAGTATTATCTTATATTCAAAAAGACATGAAGTGGTTAGAGACCCAGCTTCTTAATCAAAGTGAAAGAAAAGAAGAGGTATTCTTTGCTTCTGTGAATGAGAATTTAGAAATTCATGTGTCTAAAAATTTACCCACGCAAATTCCTCCAATAGAGCATTAAGAAGATCCCAGCAAATGATTTCGTAAATGCTGAGGATCTTTTATTTTTGATCTTCTGCATCATTCGCAGATAAAATGCCATTCCCCAAAAATAAAAGGCTGCATATGATAATAGAACATCTTTTAAAAACCAACATAAAATTTGTAATTTGAGTGAGAGGGGAACTTTATGAAAAAAACAGAACAATTAAAACAAATCCTCACTTCAGAAGAGCTGGATTTTATTATGGAAGCGCATAACGGTTTATCAGCAGCCATTGTACAAGAAACAGGGTTTAAAGGAATATGGGCAAGTGGATTATCGATCTCAGCTTCGATGGGAGTTAGAGACAATAATGAGGCTTCTTGGACCCAAGTGTTGGAAATTTTAGAGTTTATGAGTGATGCTACGAACATTCCAATCCTATTTGATGGAGATACAGGTTTCGGTAATTTTAATAATGCAAGACGGCTCGTTAAAAAATTAGAACAGCGTCACATTGCAGGAGTATGTATAGAAGATAAACTTTTTCCTAAAACGAATTCATTCATTAATGCTGCTACTCAACCGCTTGCAGACATTGATGAATTTTCAGGCAAAATTAAAGCAATGAAAGATGCTCAAACAGATGATGATTTCATTGTAGTAGCCAGAGTGGAAGCTTTTATAACAGGTTGGGGCTTAGATGAAGCTCTGAAACGTGCAGAAGCATATCGAGAAGCAGGAGCGGATGCTATACTCATTCACAGCAAAAAGTCAGATTTTACAGAGATCGAATCGTTTATGAAAGAATGGTCGGGAAGAAGTCCAATTGTACTTGTACCTACGAAATATTATACTACACCAACTGAACTGTTTAAGGATGTGGGTGCTAATTTAGTGATTTGGGCGAATCACAATTTAAGAGCCTCCATTGATGCAATAAAAAATATTTCAGGAATGATCTATCGTGATGAAAGTATATTTCGCGCTGAAAACCTGGTAGCTGCCCTTGAAGAGGTCTTTAGGCTGCAAAATTCTAATGAGCTTCATTTAGCAGAACGTAAATATCTCCCTAGAAAAAATACAACTGAAAAAAATTACAGACAGTAATTTATTTGAAATTAACTTTTGAAAAAAAGGAGGTGTTTACGCTGGGGAATATAAGCAAACACAAATGGGCGAAATATCAGTATATGATGAATAATGAAGCCTTGATTCCGTACGTACCTGAAACATACTTGATGGATAAAGGAGATTTATGGCTGTTACTCGATAAATATGAGCATGTGATATTAAAACCTTCCAAAGGGAGTAGAGGACGTGGAGTTATATTAGTGTCTACAGAGGGAAATAATCAATATAAAATTCATAGTGAAGATAACATTGTTACAAAAAAGGGGAAAGAAAAAACTTATAAGTATTTGAAAGATAAAATCGATAATTATATTATTCAGCAAAGTATCTTCAGACCTACAATCAATCAATGTCCTTTTGACTTAAGAGTTATAACTCAAAGGAAGAAAGGCTCTAATAAATGGGTGGTTACAGGAAAGGTAGCAAAGGTTGCTGGGGAAGGATTTATAGTCTCCAACATAACAAGGAGTAAAGGGCAAGTTTTACCAGCCAGTTCAGCTATTCAGATGTCTACAATTAAAAATCTATCATATAAATCACTACTAAGGAAAATTGATAGAGTTGCTTTAACTACAGCTCACCACTTAGTTAAATATTATAAGAAAAATCGTATATTTGGGTTAGATATAGCTTTGGATCAGGAGGGTCATGTATGGATTCTTGAAGCAAACTTAAAACCATTCACCTCACATTTTAAGATGCTTGAGGATAAAAGAATGTATCGGAGAATTAAGAGATATGCAAGAAGTTAATGTTGAGATCATAGTGCCCTACTAATTATAGTACGGGCATTTCTTCATAACTTATTTAGTTGCAGAAGGTAAGGTGAGAGTGTTTGATTGAAACAAAAATGTTTGGTGATGAATTAAAAAAATTGAAATTTTTAAAATATATAGGAGTTCCATGTTCTTTCCTAAAAAGTTTAATTAATTTTGCAGCGAATGAATGTGAATATATTACTGCAACAAATGAAGGTGAAGCAGTAGCGATAGCATCAGGAATTTCAATAGGAGGTATTAAACCTGTTGTTCTTATGCAAAATTCTGGATTAACAAACGCCGTATCTCCATTAACCTCTCTGATATTTCCATTTCGAATCCCTTTTCTTGGTTTCGTGAGTTTACGAGGGGAGGAAGGGATATCAGATGAGCCACAGCATGAATTGATGGGTCAGATAACAACAAAGATGCTTGATTTAATGCAGGTCGAATGGCAATATTTGTCCTCAAATTTAGATGAAGCGATACAGCAATTATACCTTGCAAATAAGCATTTGGACAATAATCGTTGTTTTTTCTTCGTTGTGAGAAAAGGTACTTTTACTGAAGAAAAATTAAAAAAAGAGCATTTAGTTACTCATGTAAATCATCATACAATGAACTATCATTCAATGAATCAGATTCCTTCTAGGTTCGAGGCTTTGAAAGTGATTAATGAACTGAAAGATCATCAAACTATTCAGATTGCTACAACAGGAAAAACCGGTAGAGAATTATATGAAATCGAGGATGCAGAAAATAATTTATATATGGTTGGCTCAATGGGATGTGTTAGCTCAATAGGATTAGGTGTAGCTTTGTCTAGACCTGATAACAATGTAGTTGTCCTTGATGGTGATGGTTCGTTACTTATGAGAATGGGATGTTTAGCTACGAACGGTTACAATCACCCGAAGAATATGCTTCATATATTATTAGATAACCATGCTTATGAATCTACTGGCGCGCAAAGTACAGTATCTCATAATATTGATTTTATTAATATAGCTGCTTCATGTGGATATGTAAATTCAATATATATACACAACTTAAATGAACTAGTGAATGAAATAAATAAGTGGAAAGAAAACAAAGGATTAACTTTTCTATATTTGGAAATTTCCAAAGAATCTAAAAGTAAGTTAGGTCGTCCTTCGATTAAACCTTATGAGGTTAAAAAGAGATTAATGCAATTTTTTAGTAAATAAAGGGTGAATCATAAATGAATAGTATTAAGCGAAATATTTTATTAAATCCAGGTCCGGCAACAACTACAGATAGTGTCAAATGGGCGCAAGTCGTGCCAGATATTTGTCCTCGTGAAGTTGAATTTGGTCAACTTATGAATTCTGTCTCCACAGATCTAACTCAATTTGTTGCTGATCCTACTGACTATGTTACCGTTTTATTTAGTGGATCTGGTACCTCAGCAGTGGAATCCATTTTATGTTCATGTGTGTCTCAGGATGATTCTCTACTCATTATCAATAATGGTGCATATGGTGAACGGATGGTTAAGATTGCTAATACTTATAAATTGAATGTTGTAGAGTTTAAAAGTGTTCCCTATCATGCGATAGACTTAAACCTTTTAGAACAAACGATTCAAACTTGTACAAGAAAAATTACTCATCTTGCTGTAGTGCATCATGAAACAACAACAGGTTTGTTAAATAATGTGAAATTGATTGGAGAGATTTGTGTTAAACATGAAATTGATCTTATTGTTGACGCTATGAGTTCTTATGCTGCAATTCCAATTCAGATGAATGAAATGAACATATCATATTTGGCAGCAAGCTCCAACAAAAATCTTCAGGGAATGGCTGGCATTTCGTTTGTTATTGCAAAAGTAAGCAAATTAGAACAGTTAGAGAATGCAGATATTAGGAGTTATTATTTGAATTTGTATGAGCAATACAAATATTTTTCCAAAAACAAACAAATGCGATTTACACCACCTGTTCAAACGATGTATGCACTAAAACAAGCTATTATAGAATTACAAGAAGAGGGTATTACTGAACGATATATTAGGTATACTCGTTCATGGGAGAGGTTAATTAGTGGAACATACCGTTTAGGATTATCATACTTAGTACCAGAAGCTCACCACTCCAAAATCATTACTGCAATCATAGAACCAGACATTTCTCAATATAACTTCCCCAATATGCATCAATATTTCTACAAACATAATATAATGATTTATCCTGGAAAATTGGATGAATTCAATACGTTTAGAATAGCAAATATCGGCGCTATTACTTACAAGGATATTGATACTTTTTTAGATTTGTTAGAACATTATCTTACAAGTATATCGGTTGAAATATGAACTCTGAATGATGTAAAATCATTGGATTCTCAGTGAAAACATTCAAAAAATAGACGCTTTACCATGTTAAGCAGTCCATACCATTTTTGATCACCTGCATAAAATACAGTATATGTAGTTGGAGGTGATTACGATCTCAATTGATAGAGTTATAGCTAGTAAATGGGAGAAGACTGTTGTACTATTACAAAATCGTACTTTAAGAAAATTTGTTCCTGAGACTGAAAGGTTAAACTCTCAAAAACTCCAAAGGATGCTAAAGAGACATAAGATGGTGTATGTTAAACCAGTCAAAGGTGGCGGAGGAGTGGGGGTTATGAAAATAAATAAATTGTCAAATAGAAATGGAATAAGATTCAAGCTCCAAAATACCACCAGCGTAAAACGATTTAAAACCTTTGGTGGATTATACAAATCATTGCAGAAACAAATGAAGAGTAGAGATTATATCATTCAAAAGGGAATTTCTTTACTTAAATATCAAAATAAATTGATGGACCTTCGCATTATGGTGCAGGAAAATTTAAAGAACCAATGGGAAGTGACGGGTTCTGCTGCAAGAATAGGTCCAACAAAAAAAATAGTTACAAATGTAAGTAGTGGGGGTATCACCGTTGATTTTAAAAAGATGTTAAACCATTTTTATGAAGATAAAACAGAGCAAGATCAATTTTTAGATTCATTACATCAAATGAGTTTGGAGATAGCAAAGCAATTGCAAAAATATAATCCTAATTTAAAAGAAATTGGAGTGGATATCGGACTAGATGATCAAATGCACCCATGGATATTAGAGGTAAATACAAAACCTGATCCACGTATATTTTTTAGGGATAAGAGTACTATTGAGAAAGTTGTTCGATATGGACGTGCATATGGTAGAAAATATGACCTGACACCTAAGTTTAAACATGAAAAAAAGTACGCTAATAAATTAGGGGAAATCACATGATCAACTCACAACTTTAGCTAGTTGTGTTTTTTTGTTAAAGCAATTTGAAATTTTATTTGCATATTTTTGCAATATAATGCTATGATAATCTATATACATAAGTTTTCTAGGTAGGTGATAAAATGTTCAATAGAGAATTAGTAAAGGGGAGTACCTCATTAGTTGTTTTACAGCTGTTAAACGAGAGAGATATGTACGGTTATGAACTGGCTAAAGAATTTGGACGTCGGAGTGAGCAGCTTCTTCAAGTAAAAGAAGGGACTTTATATCCTGCTTTACATAAACTAGAGAAGCAAACATACATCGAATGTTATTGGCAGGAACAAAAAAAAGGACCCGCCCGTAAATATTATAGAATAACTGAAGAAGGTAAAGAAATGCTGCTTACGAAAACTTCAGAATGGGAAAAATTTGTAAGTGTAATGAATAAAGTATTAAGTGAGA
Protein-coding sequences here:
- the gcvH gene encoding glycine cleavage system protein GcvH — encoded protein: MSELRENLAYSEDHEWTLSVEGQIVRIGITDYAQEQLGDIVFVEFPEVGDSFSEGDVMGTIESVKTVSEIYYPVSGKVTKINDVLEGEPEKVNAEPYDSGWLVEVEVEGDVKEALSKLLTAEGYRAVIE
- the aepY gene encoding phosphonopyruvate decarboxylase — translated: METKMFGDELKKLKFLKYIGVPCSFLKSLINFAANECEYITATNEGEAVAIASGISIGGIKPVVLMQNSGLTNAVSPLTSLIFPFRIPFLGFVSLRGEEGISDEPQHELMGQITTKMLDLMQVEWQYLSSNLDEAIQQLYLANKHLDNNRCFFFVVRKGTFTEEKLKKEHLVTHVNHHTMNYHSMNQIPSRFEALKVINELKDHQTIQIATTGKTGRELYEIEDAENNLYMVGSMGCVSSIGLGVALSRPDNNVVVLDGDGSLLMRMGCLATNGYNHPKNMLHILLDNHAYESTGAQSTVSHNIDFINIAASCGYVNSIYIHNLNELVNEINKWKENKGLTFLYLEISKESKSKLGRPSIKPYEVKKRLMQFFSK
- a CDS encoding 2-aminoethylphosphonate aminotransferase yields the protein MNSIKRNILLNPGPATTTDSVKWAQVVPDICPREVEFGQLMNSVSTDLTQFVADPTDYVTVLFSGSGTSAVESILCSCVSQDDSLLIINNGAYGERMVKIANTYKLNVVEFKSVPYHAIDLNLLEQTIQTCTRKITHLAVVHHETTTGLLNNVKLIGEICVKHEIDLIVDAMSSYAAIPIQMNEMNISYLAASSNKNLQGMAGISFVIAKVSKLEQLENADIRSYYLNLYEQYKYFSKNKQMRFTPPVQTMYALKQAIIELQEEGITERYIRYTRSWERLISGTYRLGLSYLVPEAHHSKIITAIIEPDISQYNFPNMHQYFYKHNIMIYPGKLDEFNTFRIANIGAITYKDIDTFLDLLEHYLTSISVEI
- a CDS encoding YheC/YheD family protein, whose amino-acid sequence is MFTLGNISKHKWAKYQYMMNNEALIPYVPETYLMDKGDLWLLLDKYEHVILKPSKGSRGRGVILVSTEGNNQYKIHSEDNIVTKKGKEKTYKYLKDKIDNYIIQQSIFRPTINQCPFDLRVITQRKKGSNKWVVTGKVAKVAGEGFIVSNITRSKGQVLPASSAIQMSTIKNLSYKSLLRKIDRVALTTAHHLVKYYKKNRIFGLDIALDQEGHVWILEANLKPFTSHFKMLEDKRMYRRIKRYARS
- the aepX gene encoding phosphoenolpyruvate mutase; the encoded protein is MKKTEQLKQILTSEELDFIMEAHNGLSAAIVQETGFKGIWASGLSISASMGVRDNNEASWTQVLEILEFMSDATNIPILFDGDTGFGNFNNARRLVKKLEQRHIAGVCIEDKLFPKTNSFINAATQPLADIDEFSGKIKAMKDAQTDDDFIVVARVEAFITGWGLDEALKRAEAYREAGADAILIHSKKSDFTEIESFMKEWSGRSPIVLVPTKYYTTPTELFKDVGANLVIWANHNLRASIDAIKNISGMIYRDESIFRAENLVAALEEVFRLQNSNELHLAERKYLPRKNTTEKNYRQ
- a CDS encoding DUF421 domain-containing protein; translation: MDYLKDFLIVSLRVVTIFPLLLIMALYMGKRSVGEIPVFDFVIVIAIGAVVGADIGDPNIEHLPTVLAIILIGLLQRIVSTIMIKSRTFGKWVTFEPTVVIHNGNLLKDNLKKERYSIDNILQMLREKDIFNIEDVEMAILEPSGKLSVYKKPMKSAVTVENLNLDLKHEKFSYPIILDGVVSEKVLSYIQKDMKWLETQLLNQSERKEEVFFASVNENLEIHVSKNLPTQIPPIEH
- a CDS encoding HAD family hydrolase, with the protein product MSNHNKCLKSPIYVGDIVGDINAAKIAGIPFMYASYGFGNVEQYDYKIDRFDDILDVL
- a CDS encoding PadR family transcriptional regulator, whose protein sequence is MFNRELVKGSTSLVVLQLLNERDMYGYELAKEFGRRSEQLLQVKEGTLYPALHKLEKQTYIECYWQEQKKGPARKYYRITEEGKEMLLTKTSEWEKFVSVMNKVLSETKHDLS
- a CDS encoding YheC/YheD family protein; this translates as MITISIDRVIASKWEKTVVLLQNRTLRKFVPETERLNSQKLQRMLKRHKMVYVKPVKGGGGVGVMKINKLSNRNGIRFKLQNTTSVKRFKTFGGLYKSLQKQMKSRDYIIQKGISLLKYQNKLMDLRIMVQENLKNQWEVTGSAARIGPTKKIVTNVSSGGITVDFKKMLNHFYEDKTEQDQFLDSLHQMSLEIAKQLQKYNPNLKEIGVDIGLDDQMHPWILEVNTKPDPRIFFRDKSTIEKVVRYGRAYGRKYDLTPKFKHEKKYANKLGEIT
- a CDS encoding endonuclease/exonuclease/phosphatase family protein, which encodes MKAMSFNILADRRTWRDRRSGIVDIILDLDADIVGLQEALDTQRAYLETALSNDYELIEFNISGNYDNPILLKNNRFMILDQGTVLGSICGGFDRYITWLLLFDNETEEEFYFYNNHICFTPESTKENHAIQLAQLIDLHQSGSSNCTAIAVGDFNARINTSVMRYLLNQVPINGISNPVNLDDTWDITNPNVNRPSTTERGASIDWIITLSGTNVTDAFVGDSNGYSDHYPLTATFNL